The genomic stretch GAGCCACATCGTTCGGCAATAGAGACAGGAGGAGCGGGCGCACTACTCGCTCCTCCTGTCCTTTGGGCGCATCAGTGCGACCGCAGGGGTGAAACGGCCCCCGCACAGAGCCCTGCTTGACCCATCTGAAATACAATCATATAGTTGTGGATGGTGACAGCATGCCTGCGATGAGCCGCCCGAGCGCGTCGACGACGGATCTCGACGCGATCTTTGGCGCTCTGGCCCACCCGACGCGGCGCGCGATTCTCTCTCGCCTCCGAAGCGGACCCGCCTCGGTGGGGGAGCTGACCGGGCCTTTCCGCGTTTCCCAGCAGGCGATTTCCAAACATATCGCCGTCCTCCAGAAAGCGGGGCTGATCACGCAGCGAAAACACGGGCGGAACTCCCGATGCGTCCTGCGTCTCGTGCCTCTCAAGGAGGCCGACAAGTGGATCGAATTCTATCGCCCGCTCTGGGACGAGCGTTTCGAGAAACTCGCGGGCTATCTCGAGTCGGCCAAGAATCGAACCCACGAAGGATAACCCAAGTGGAAGCGCGCAAGCTCACCCGCCGCCGGATCTTCCACGCGTCGCCCGAGGAAGTGTTTCAGGCGTTCGTCTCCGCCGAGGCGCTCAAGGAGTGGTGGTCGCCCGAGGGCTACATTGTGATCGAGGCGCACGCCGACGTGCGAGTGGGAGGTCAGTATAGTTTGGTGATGCGTACGGAAACCGGTTCCGAGACGGTGTACGTTCGCGGCTCCTACGAGGAGATCGCGCCGCCCCACAAGCTCGTGTTCACGCATATGTTTGAACACCGGGGCAGCGACGCGCCGTTTGTGCGGGTCGGTCTTGCCGCCCATCTGACCCGCGTCACCGTGGAATTCAAGGCCCACGGAAGCGCGACTGAGCTGGTCCTCGTGCAGGAGCATATCCCAACGCCGGATGCCGAAGCGCTGGTCAGGGTCGGTTGGGAGGGCATCTTTGACCACCTCGCATCGTACCTGGGGCGTGCCGGCAGAAGCGACCCGCGGAACGCTTGATCGCCGCGCTTGACTTTCAAGAGAAAATATACAATCATGTGGTTGTAAAAAATCGAGTCCGGCCGCCGCGCGGGTGACCGGCCACGTCCGCTGCCGTATCTCAGAGGAGGGGGACGACATTGCCGACAGAACTCGCACGCAATCCGTGGGGGATCATCCTGCAGCACCAGGAGGACCGTATCGTGGAGCTGCGGTGGTTGCCGTCTACCGCGAGCATGGCCGACGGCGCGTTCAAGGCGACGCTGGCGCTGTTTGCCACCGAGGCGGAAAAGGTGCGGCCGTCCTTCCTCCTGATTGACGCGCTTCAATTTCGCCATACGTT from bacterium encodes the following:
- a CDS encoding metalloregulator ArsR/SmtB family transcription factor — protein: MPAMSRPSASTTDLDAIFGALAHPTRRAILSRLRSGPASVGELTGPFRVSQQAISKHIAVLQKAGLITQRKHGRNSRCVLRLVPLKEADKWIEFYRPLWDERFEKLAGYLESAKNRTHEG
- a CDS encoding SRPBCC domain-containing protein, whose amino-acid sequence is MEARKLTRRRIFHASPEEVFQAFVSAEALKEWWSPEGYIVIEAHADVRVGGQYSLVMRTETGSETVYVRGSYEEIAPPHKLVFTHMFEHRGSDAPFVRVGLAAHLTRVTVEFKAHGSATELVLVQEHIPTPDAEALVRVGWEGIFDHLASYLGRAGRSDPRNA